CGCGATGGAAATCGCCAGCGTGCCCTCGGCGACGAATCCGCGAGAGTGGGGGAGATTCCCCGTCCAGCAATCCGCCCCGGTGAATCTGGTCGCGGGCCGACTCTACTACATCGAGGCGCTGCATCGCGATGGCACCGGCAATGACCACCTCGCCGTGGCATGGACTGGCCCGGGGACCACGACTCCGACGGTCATCGCGGGCCAGCACCTCATGCCCGTGGGTCCCGTGCCCGGTCCGCAGATGCTGTCCGCTCCGGATGTCTCGCCTGTCTTCGTGGTGGCCGAGGGCCTGCCCGCGGGCACGGCGGTCGGCAGCATTCAGGCGAGCGGCGGTCCTTTCGTCTATCAGATCACGGGAGGAAACGCGGCCGGCAAGTTCGCGATCAATTCCGCCACCGGCGCGATCACGCTGGCCGGCGAGCTCGACTACGAGACCACGCCGCAGCACCTGCTTACCGCGCTGGCCACCGGAGCTTCCGGTGAGGCGATCTCCTTCCACATCACCGTGACCGTCGCGAACCGCATCGAGACGAATGAAGAGGCGGTCCGGCTTGCCCTGACGGGACCCGGCGGTGCATTCGAGGGACACGGGAATCCGGCGCTCATCGGCTTCGCGAGCGATCCCGATGGCGATGGCATCGCGAATGCCTTTGAGGTGCTCTTCGGCAATGATGCCGGTGCCAGCGATGCGTTGCGCCCGATCCGCTTTGTGCCGGTGGAGGTGGGCGGCGAGACCCGCATGGCTTATGAATTCCAAGTGGCCGCCTCCGCCACGGAGGTGCTGGAGTTCCGCTGCATGGGGTCGTCCGATCTCCAGTCGTGGACCAGACTGGCCGCCGAGCCCCAGATCATCGCCGAAGCAAATGACCTGCGCACCTACCGCGTGGTGGATGACGTCCCACTGTCGGACGGTGGCCGCCGCATGATGCGGATCTCGCTCGAGCCTTGAAGGATCGGCCTTGGAAAGTGACTCCTGCTGCCAGCATGCGGTGGCAGCAGGAGGTCTGGCAGGTCTTGGGAAGAAAGGCTTCTTGCCATTCCGGCGTTTGCAGGGGCGTTATCTCAACCGTGAATCCGCACCCAATCAAACGCGTTTGTAATCTGGCCTTTCGGATCAATCGAGCGTCGCTCATGGCTCTGGCACTTGGCGGCCTCGCCCTCAGCGGCGGCATGCCGCAGGCCTCGGCCCAGGAGGCGGCTGCGTCTAACAGCTACAAGAACCCGGTCATCGCGGGAGACTTCGCCGATCCCACCATCATCCTCGTCGGCGACACCTACTATGCCGCTGGTACCTCCTCGGAGTGGGCTCCCCATTACCCCATCTACACGTCGAAGGACCTGGTGAATTGGGAGCACGTCGGCCATATCTTCGACAAGATGCCGGAGTGGACCGTCGGCAGCTTCTGGGCGCCGGAATTGTATTATCACGACGGCACCTTCTACGCCTACTACACGGCCCGTAGGAAGTCGGACAATATCTCCGTGATCGGCGTGGCCACCACGGACGATCCGCGCAAGGGCTTCACCGACCGCGGCATCATCTGCGAGTGGGGCAAGGAGGCCATCGACGGCTTCGTTTTCAAGGACAACGACGGGAAGTTCTACTTCTCGTGGAAGGCCTACGGTCTCGACCGCGACCGCCCGGTCTCGATGCTCGCCAGCGAGATGACGGATGACCTGCTGAAGCTGAAGGGCGAGGCATTCGAGCTCTCGCAGGCCGACGGCAAGCCCATCTCCGCCGAGGGACAGGTGATGGCCCGCCGCGGGGACTGGTATTACCTCTTCTACTCCTCGAAGGGCTGCTGCGGCCGCGGCTGCGACTATCAGGCGGAAGTGGCCCGCGCGAAGAGCATCCGGGGTCCATGGGAGAATTCTCCCGTGAATCCCATCCTCTCCGGCGGTGACGGCTGGATCTGCCCCGGCCACGGCACGCTGGTCACGCTGCCGGACAAGCGGGACTACTTCCTCTACCACACCTACAACGAGAAGGAGAACGTCTACACCGGTCGCCAAGGCTTCCTCGGCGAGGTGGTCTGGCAGGAGAATGGCTGGCCGGTCCTCGCCGGTGGCCAGCATCCCGTAGCCTCCGCGCCGTCACCGCTCGGCAAGGAGCAGGCTCCCGCCGCGAAGGGCTTCAAGGACGGCTTTGACGATGCCAAGCCCGGCGTTACCTGGCAGTGGGACCTGCTGCGTCCGCCCGTGGTGAGCATCGCGGACGGCGTGCTGAATCTTGGCGTATCGAGCGCCACGAATGCCAGCCCCGCGGGCACCTTCTACGGTCTCCGCACCCAGCACGGAGACTATACCTTCACCGCCGTCATCGACCCGAGCGGTCCGGCAGGAGAGGGCATCGCCATCTACGGCGAAGCCAGCAGCGCGCTCGCCCTCCGCATCGGGGAAGGCGGTCTCGCCGTCACCAAGGTCGAAAAGGGTGAAGCCAAGGAACTCGCCACCGCGGCCCTTCCGGAGGGGGACAAGGTCCACCTCCGCATGACTGTGCAGGCAGGCCACCGCGTCCGCTTCCACGCCAGTACCTATGGCAGCGACTGGAAGGCCGTGGGTGACCAGGAAATCGACGCCGCCTTCATCCCGCCGTGGGACCGCGCCCCGCGCATCGGCCTCGTCGTCACCGGCAAGCCCGGCGACACCGGCAAGTTCGACTCCGTCGAGCTCAGCTACGAGAAGCCCTGATCCCGTCGGGATACCCGTCTAACAAAAGCCCCATTGCAGCCCGGGACGCTGCGGTGGGGCTTTTATGTTTCACAGGCATTCCCCGGAGATGGGGCACATATCCCGGGGAGAGTCCGGAGATGATCCGTCGTCCATCGTTCCAGACGAGGTTTCGCCTTGTCACCCTGCGATAGGCTGGGCACTTTCGTGGTGTTCGCATGATTACCCGATTGTTTTCCGCCGCCCTCCGGGGAGTTGACGCCTTGGAAGTGGAGGTGGAGGTGAATGCGCGAGAGTCGGAAAAGCCGCTCACGTTGATCGTGGGGCTGCCGGATGCGGCGGTGCGGGAGTCATCACAGCGCGTCCTTTCGGCGATGGCCGCTTCGGCGCTTTCGCTGGGGCTTGGGACAAAGACCGTGAATCTCGCGCCCGCGGATCTGAAGAAGGAGGGGCCCTCCTTTGACCTGCCGATTGCCCTGGCAATGGCCGCCGCCTGCGAGGGCGTGCGGCTGGAGGCGAATGACTACATGGTCGTCGGTGAGTTGGGGCTGGACGGCACGGTGCGGCCGGTCAAGGGCGTGCTCGCCATCGCGCTGGAGGCGAAGAACCGCGGACGGCTCAAGCTGATCGTGCCGGAGGCAAACGTGACCGAAGCGGCGATTGTCGAAGGCGTGGAGGTTTTCGGCGTGAAGTCTCTCCATCAGGCATGGAAGTTCCTCAACGGGGAAGAAACGATCACGCCCTTCCGTCTCGACCGGAAGGCTTACTTTGAGTCCCACCGCAGTTACGAGATCGACTTCGACGAGGTGAAGGGCCAGCACCACGTGAAGCGCGCGCTCGAGGTGGCGGTCGCCGGCGGACATAATCTCCTGATGGTAGGTCCGCCAGGAACGGGGAAGTCCATGCTCGCGAAACGCCTCGCGAC
The genomic region above belongs to Luteolibacter flavescens and contains:
- a CDS encoding family 43 glycosylhydrolase → MALALGGLALSGGMPQASAQEAAASNSYKNPVIAGDFADPTIILVGDTYYAAGTSSEWAPHYPIYTSKDLVNWEHVGHIFDKMPEWTVGSFWAPELYYHDGTFYAYYTARRKSDNISVIGVATTDDPRKGFTDRGIICEWGKEAIDGFVFKDNDGKFYFSWKAYGLDRDRPVSMLASEMTDDLLKLKGEAFELSQADGKPISAEGQVMARRGDWYYLFYSSKGCCGRGCDYQAEVARAKSIRGPWENSPVNPILSGGDGWICPGHGTLVTLPDKRDYFLYHTYNEKENVYTGRQGFLGEVVWQENGWPVLAGGQHPVASAPSPLGKEQAPAAKGFKDGFDDAKPGVTWQWDLLRPPVVSIADGVLNLGVSSATNASPAGTFYGLRTQHGDYTFTAVIDPSGPAGEGIAIYGEASSALALRIGEGGLAVTKVEKGEAKELATAALPEGDKVHLRMTVQAGHRVRFHASTYGSDWKAVGDQEIDAAFIPPWDRAPRIGLVVTGKPGDTGKFDSVELSYEKP